ACAACAAGATGCACAATCAGATATTTAATTCATAACGAGCACTGTCAAGAGCGTTTAACATCTTAACAACTTATAAAGAaaagagctttttatttcaaacacagAATACGAAATGCTtgataaatttcatattttgacaaattagaaatatgttgaatttgtcaagtgcacagaataggggtgtTGTACAGTTTAGAAAATTATATCATATTTGGAATCACAATTAGACAAGGTATTTTACGATTGCCGACTAATGTTAAGAAATCTATTGTTGCTGATTCATTAAAGCACGGAGATGTGCTAAAACAATATTTCTTCTTTAAGACACGAAATCATTCCATTTTCAAATCGATATTTATACTTGGAAAATAAAGATAATTCAACGCGCATTTTAAAATGGCTGGCGGCGTTACCAATTGAAAAAGTACATCTATTTATAGTTGGTTATGGCAAAATAATCATTGAAACCATGTATTCGATGGATATTTGCTCAATACATCCGtccatgaaaaaaaataaaaatattacaattactGGTTTTAACAACAATTAGACGAGCTCAAACGGAAATTCGATACGCGCCCGCGGTCAGAAGGAGTTTATTTTACCGTGGTCAATAAAGCGGGCACAAGATTGATAGATTCAAATAATAgttgaaataaattgaaagggctcaaaatatgtatgtatataaaaaatttattggacatctaatatataaaattctcgtgtcacggtgtacgttattgaactcctctgaaaccgctcgaccgattttcgtgaatcttagcgtaCATATCGGCTAGGGTagagaatcggacaacatctatttttcaccctcctaaatgttaagggaaattggaaaattaccaaaaattaacatttttccatacaaatttttttttcaatttttgtttgttttgttataggtactctcgcaacaatattgctaaggagagtattatagttttgttcacataacggttgtttgtaagtcctaaaactaaaagagtcagatatagagttatgtataccaaagtgatcagggtgacgagtagagtcgaaatccggatgtctgtctgtccgtccgtccgtccgtgcaagctgtaacttgagtaaaaattgagatatcatgatgaaacttggtacacgtattccttggctccataagaaggttaagttcgaagatgggcaaaatcggcccactgccacgcccacaaaatggcggaaaccgaaaacctgtaaagtgttataactaagccataaataaagatattaaagttaaatttggcgcaaaagatcgcattagggaggggcatatttggacgcaatttttttggaaaagtgggcttggCACCGCCCctgctaagttttttgtacatatctcggaaactactatagctatgttaaccaaattctacagagtcgttttcttcaggcatttccatataaagttcaaaaatggaagaaatcggataataaccacgcccacctcccatacacagattattttgaaaataactaaaagtgcgttaaccgactaacaaaaaacgtcagaaacactaaattttacggaagaaattgcagaaggaagctgcacccatgctttttttaaaaattgaaaatgggcgtggcctcgcccacttatggaccaaaaaccatatctcaggaactactcaaccgatttcaatgaaactcGGTATATaattaacaccctgatgacatgtacgaaatatgggtgaaatcggttcacaaccacgccttcttccaatataacgctattttgaattccatctgatgccttctctgtatacattattaaccaatgatgacagcggaataaaactttacaaaaatacggtatttgaaaaatatgtaaatgacggataatgaaatctcgattatcactttatcgtgcgagagtataaaatgttcggtggcaccagaacttagcccttccttacttgtttttcaatatttttatttgtcaaatatttgaatcattcaatttcggtcgcttgctttttttattccggctatacacatatgtataagaaagttgtgttagttgctccatttataactcaagaacggctgaatcgatttaactgaaaattggtgggaaggtagcttagaaccagggtaaggacataggatacattttatctctttttgtcaaaatttaattcaactcataaatacaaagattatatttcaaatcatcctCCTTtccttgaatatatgcgtacaattttaaacagattcttcctcaaaactaatacaattgctaagtatttggaatagtagaaaagaactgcaaccaaatacgcagtgaaatagattagaactggctcagtaatccagccgattttttcgtctttccacgcctgaaaaCCGTTTCaccatgtgcagtccactagaatgactgtcggttgaactccagtgagaaatgatggagctatatttctattgtcacacaccgaggCAAAACTTCGGTTTTatttcaaacacttctcagaatcagttattcgttgttctgttggattatgaacttgcgagacaaccactttgtacagagctttctcctctttagagcatcattgtcctcggatccccaaaaagcaatgctttattattacacgaaatgctttatgatccatttttttgtaaactaacacaagttgcttcagaaaaatgctatatcttattaACGAATAGTTATAatgcaactaatagaaatcgtatagatggtagtagtacaTAGATAATATATCAGCCACAGCGAatcgtggacgggtcctctagtaaatatatgtataaaaaataaattttttcaaaattatttaaattttaaatggtGACACAGTATTTGCGCACCCTTTTCTtgatgtttttaaaattatcatttACAAAATCTTCAATTTCCCTTGCATTACATAAAttatcttttatatttcgggattcgagaacaaaaacaaaaattaataatcgaaaatcgctttactGAACTGCGAAATATTCTTCATTCttcgtttgaaccaattgtcgaggcacttttgccactctgattgagctTCCTCCGAAATATGTATTCTGAAAGTATCAATCGCCTCCAAAAACGTAGACCTCTAAGTTTACTTGTTACGAACGGGAATGAAAAGAAGTCATTTGTtgccaagtcaggactatacGTTGCGTTACGGCACGTTACGGTATGGTTGCAATATACCTattcagtttttccaaaaaaaagaacaggcaaccatttgcttggaagtgctacGTGCGCGAACAACGTTTGTTGaattcggctcatcttgaaacacacatacagtcgactgctgtttactttcgggccaacatacatatatgcgtaaaTGCACGATTCATCACCTGTCACGAAGTCATTTTTTACAGTCCAATGTCCATGCAAATTTGAATATACGCTTGTCCCACTAATATccatagttgtctcaatctcacgaaTATGACGATCtggcaatatcagtttgcgcacagcatcaaaagtttccggaacaacaattGATTTTAACGATCCTCTCAAAATTCGTCTTAGAGTAATCTAaaacctcgattgaattcaccataccattgacaaacactggtccttgatggacgttcatcgtcaaaaatttaattaagttcatttATGCAATCTTGATGAGTTAATCCACGTTGAAAGTGGTCGAAAATAATCGCGACAAAATGTTGGAGATTTAATTCCATTCTATGGTTGAGAAGAATACTTTAAGTTACTGTAACATATCATGTGTACATATAACATCAAAATtgtcaaactttacaataaaattgcgAGTTGCAAAATTGCTACACTAGGGTttccaaatcccgaaatataaaaggcaacctacgtactTAATTACCTACGTATTTTATTATCACAATTCGactataaaaactattttattagcTTTGCGATACAAATTGActgaaagtaaacaaaatacatatagtatgtctCTTTCTAAAGCCCGTACTTAAGGTTTTTTCATTTAAGTGCAAAAAGAAAGCGTGAGAGCAGAGTAAATTcgtacaaagaaaaaaacacacacatagatTATTTAgcctttaaaattttcatttatttctaacttcttcaaattccgaacatcggaactttaaaatttcagcaTTTAAACGGATCTTTGAAGGAGCTTGCTAAATTATGAACgcagataaaattaaaaacaaataataatggaCATCATATGCATATGAATCGAAAGCCATAAAAAACTCCTCTTTAACTTAATTCATGCGCCAGGCATGTAAGTTGACAAAGGGTAGGTTAGCGCTGTCACAGCGTACTGGTGAATTGCTGTTGAGAAAATCACCAACGGTATATTCCACCAAAAGTCAAATTAACGAAACTTACTGTGGAAAACCAGCTTGTACAAAGGCAGACGGTGGTACCTCCATCAAAGTCAAATGGTCAGCATTATCACAGATTAGGCGCGCCATGCTCGTTTTCCGTATCTCATCGAGTTGCTCCAACGTAAAGGCGCCGGGATTCACATCTTTACCATACTCGTAGAAGTAGCGGTCGCCATGTTTGAAGCGCGAGAATTGGTCGGCAATTATTTCGGAGAAAGTGCTGCCAACAACTGCGTCGTTAAGTGGGTTTTCAAGTAGGCCGCCCACCCAGAGATCAATGTCGTCAGGATGCCGGTAAACCGCGGCGAGTTTGTTACCAATCTTGGAATTAAATTGGGGACAATAACTATAAGAACATAGGCATAGTCATACGAAACGGAATACCTCTTCAGGCAAATCTTTAAAAGAGCGCAGTTTTCTAAGGCCTTTCACTTCCAAGTAGTCATTATATCCGCGTAGTCCTTGGTCGCGTCCACGTTGTATGTTAAAAGCCGCCAGATCCAAGCCAAACGGATTGTGACCACGAAACAGAAATCGACTCAGCTGTAAAAATAGACATCGGATCtattgaattataaatattCACACTCACAATTCAAACAATTTACACCGTGTGTTATGAAGTTGTCCGCTTTTTGCATTGGCTGAGTATATAAGGTTCGAAGCATGTCATCATAGAAGGTACGAATACGCATTCGTGACGGATTGAACATTACATCTGGAATGTTGATGGTTTCGTCCACTTTATTGCCTCGCTTATGTATATGGAACTTTCCATCGATTGTCGAATGGCCCATTCGGAAAGCTGCTCCTGAAAACTCATTTGTTATCGCTGGGTTCACCTCTTCACTGTAACCCTTGGCATAACCGTGATGCTGAGGTACCAAACGGAACCTCTTCATCTGTATTGGTCCAATCACTGCCGGTAAGTACTCATTATAGACGATGTGCTGAAGTTCAGCAATGAGTATTCGCCGTGCTTCCTGGAAGAGTGTTTCATCGTTTAAGTGGGAATTCAAACGCGCCAACTCCCCAGCGATACGATTGTGTTCGCGTGCAAAGAGAACATGCAACGTAATAAGCGATATGATTTGGTTGGTACGACCGTCACCTATGTAACACGAACCAATTAAAGGAACTTAAGGGGAAAACAATATGGTAGCCTGCCTGATTTGTAGCAAGTCTTGCCAGGATCATCACTTTCACAAGCCTTTTTGTCGCTTATCATAGGTAGCAGGTCTCGTCCGAAATCCTTGGACATGCGGAGTCGACCGCCATTGAACTCGCGTAATTCCCTAGCGGTAGCCTCACTCGAACCATACACTGTGGAGGCATCGATGAAGTGGCTCACCTTGCTGCGCTGCTTGCCATAGCCGACTTTGCATTCGGCGTTAGGTGCGAGTGATAATCGTACGAAGTTCATACAACGCACATTGAATGTGCCGTAAAAATCGTCATCGGGCGACACCATTATCGGCATACAAGCAAAATGGCGTTTATGTTCAGGTAAAGCTTGAGCGCCATTTGCGGTGCAGCATTCCACCAACTCACCACCTTCTGTGTGTGCGAAAACAAAgaaccataaaatatttttctattaagtGGCTGTTCTAGTCTAGAAGCCCGAATTTCAAGTATATTCTGACAATGTACATATCTACGGatattaactattaatttttatcattcgtttgttcaaattttaagaataaacgaagtaaatcaaacaaaaagtttcTCATACAGGTACTTCATTTGGAACCGCTCGCTT
The sequence above is drawn from the Bactrocera tryoni isolate S06 chromosome 1, CSIRO_BtryS06_freeze2, whole genome shotgun sequence genome and encodes:
- the LOC120782473 gene encoding chorion peroxidase encodes the protein MRLLIKFNAPILFLIAFCLFTCHVRGFSVVKVKRSTTAPVEVFTTTSSATEAPAFTTAGLEDEEDYTTRVWELPPKGDTEGITANPASSLLIKCDTCPDNVTCVPQIQCPAHVRMKDHEKPQICDLPGGTFGYCCLTGQNHTATRAGTERTPVADFLPLSVLEESRQKFEKLMHNVAMLPVRRGQPEFLHGIAFHSNAFDDKQNFHLSNSAMQQIIAGQLFSKKEEIPVDDLITNNVQVDFKKTPLAHHCSGPHHCSEPNARYRSFDGVCNNKLPHRSLWGSAGQPMERLLPPAYEDGIWTPRLHSVDGSELMGAREASRRLMTDVDLPHLKYNLFLMQFGQFVAHDVTQSASVRLEGGELVECCTANGAQALPEHKRHFACMPIMVSPDDDFYGTFNVRCMNFVRLSLAPNAECKVGYGKQRSKVSHFIDASTVYGSSEATARELREFNGGRLRMSKDFGRDLLPMISDKKACESDDPGKTCYKSGDGRTNQIISLITLHVLFAREHNRIAGELARLNSHLNDETLFQEARRILIAELQHIVYNEYLPAVIGPIQMKRFRLVPQHHGYAKGYSEEVNPAITNEFSGAAFRMGHSTIDGKFHIHKRGNKVDETINIPDVMFNPSRMRIRTFYDDMLRTLYTQPMQKADNFITHGLSRFLFRGHNPFGLDLAAFNIQRGRDQGLRGYNDYLEVKGLRKLRSFKDLPEEIGNKLAAVYRHPDDIDLWVGGLLENPLNDAVVGSTFSEIIADQFSRFKHGDRYFYEYGKDVNPGAFTLEQLDEIRKTSMARLICDNADHLTLMEVPPSAFVQAGFPHNSPVRCDSANLPFVNLHAWRMN